The genome window ttctgtacacgacgatgccttcagaccgtcatttaagtgttgatctcaagtcatcttatcatatatatttattctgtacgcgacgatgccttcagaccgtcatttaagtgttgatctcaagtcatcttatcatatatatttattctgtacgcgacgatgccttcagaccatcatttaagtgttgatctcagtcatcttatcatatatatttattctgtaacgcgacgatgccttcagaccatcatttaagtgttgatctcaagtcatcttatcatatatatttattctgtaacgcgacgatgccttcagaccgtcatttaagtgttgatctcaagtcatcttatcatatatatttattctgtaacgcgacgatgccttcagaccgtcatttaggtgttgatctcaagtcatcttatcatatatatttattctgtaacgcgacgatgccttcagaccgtcatttaagtgttgatctcagtcatcttatcatatatatttattctgtacgcgacgatgccttcagaccgtcatttaggtgttgatctcaagtcatcttatcatatatatttattctgtacgcgacgatgccttcagaccgtcatttaggtgttgatctcaagtcatcttatcatatatatttattctgtacgcgacgatgccttcagaccatcatttaagcgttgatctcagtcatcttatcatatatatttattctgtaacgcgacgatccttcagaccgtcatttaggtgttgatctcaagtcatcttatcatatatatttattctgtacgcgacgatgccttcagaccatcatttaagtgttgatctcagtcatcttatcatatatatttattctgtacgcgacgatgccttcagaccgtcatttaagtgttgatctcagtcatcttatcatatatatttattctgtaacgcgacgatgccttcagaccgtcatttaagtgttgatctcagtcatcttatcatatatatttattctgtaacgcgacgatgccttcagaccatcatttaagtgttgatctcaagtcatcttatcatatatgtttattctgtacgcgacgatgccttcagaccatcatttaagtgttgatctcaagtcatcttatcatatatgtttattctgtacgcgacgatgccttcagaccatcatttaagtgttgatctcaagtcatcttatcatatatatttattctgtacacgacgacgccttcagaccatcatttaagtgttgatctcaagtcatcttatcatatatgtttattctgtacgcgacgatgccttcagaccatcatttaagtgttgatctcagtcatcttatcatatatatttattctgtacgcgacgatgccttcagaccatcatttaagtgttgatctcaagtcatcttatcatatatgtttattctgtaacgcgacgatgccttcagaccatcatttaagtgttgatctcaagtcatcttatcatatatatttattctgtacacgacgatgccttcagaccgtcatttaagtgttgatatcaagtcatcttatcatatatatttattctgtaacgcgacgatgccttcagaccatcatttaagtgttgatctcaagtcatcttatcatatatatttattctgtacacgacgatgccttcagaccgtcatttaagtgttgatctcaagtcatcttatcatatatatttattctgtacacgacgatgccttcagaccgtcatttaagtgttgatctcaagtcatcttatcatatatatttattctgtacgcgacgatgccttcagaccgtcatttaagtgttgatctcaagtcatcttatcatatatatttattctgtacgcgacgatgccttcagaccatcatttaagtgttgatctcagtcatcttatcatatatatttattctgtaacgcgacgatgccttcagaccatcatttaagtgttgatctcaagtcatcttatcatatatatttattctgtaacgcgacgatgccttcagaccgtcatttaagtgttgatctcaagtcatcttatcatatatatttattctgtaacgcgacgatgccttcagaccgtcatttaggtgttgatctcaagtcatcttatcatatatatttattctgtacgcgacgatgccttcagaccatcatttaagcgttgatctcagtcatcttatcatatatatttattctgtaacgcgacgatccttcagaccgtcatttaggtgttgatctcaagtcatcttatcatatatatttattctgtacgcgacgatgccttcagaccatcatttaagtgttgatctcagtcatcttatcatatatatttattctgtacgcgacgatgccttcagaccgtcatttaagtgttgatctcagtcatcttatcatatatatttattctgtaacgcgacgatgccttcagaccgtcatttaagtgttgatctcagtcatcttatcatatatatttattctgtaacgcgacgatgccttcagaccgtcatttaagtgttgatctcaagtcatcttatcatatatatttattctgtaacgcgacgatgccttcagaccatcatttaagtgttgatctcaagtcatcttatcatatatatttattctgtacgcgacgatgccttcagaccatcatttaagtgttgatctcaagtcatcttatcatatatgtttattctgtaacgcgacgatgccttcagaccatcatttaagtgttgatctcaagtcatcttatcatatatatttattctgtacacgacgatgccttcagaccgtcatttaagtgttgatctcaagtcatcttatcatatatatttattctgtaacgcgacgatgccttcagaccatcatttaagtgttgatctcaagtcatcttatcatatatatttattctgtacacgacgatgccttcagaccgtcatttaagtgttgatctcaagtcatcttatcatatatatttattctgtacgcgacgatgccttcagaccgtcatttaagtgttgatctcaagtcatcttatcatatatatttattctgtacacgacgatgccttcagaccgtcatttaagtgttgatctcaagtcatcttatcatatatatttattctgtaacgcgacgatgccttcagaccatcatttaagtgttgatctcaagtcatcttatcatatatatttattctgtaacgcgacgatgccttcagaccatcatttaagtgttgatctcaagtcatcttatcatatatatttattctgtacgcgacgatgccttcagaccgtcatttaagtgttgatctcaagtcatcttatcatatatatttattctgtaacgcgacgatgccttcagaccatcatttaagtgttgatctcaagtcatcttatcatatatatttattctgtacgcgacgatgccttcagaccatcatttaagtgttgatctcaagtcatcttatcatatatatttattctgtacgcgacgacgccttcagaccatcatttaagtgttgatctcaagtcatcttatcatatatatttattctgtacgcgacgatgccttcagaccgtcatttaagtgttgatctcaagtcatcttatcatatatatttattctgtacacgacgacgccttcagaccatcatttaagtgttgatctcaagtcatcttatcatatatatttattctgtacacgacgacgccttcagaccatcatttaagtgttgatctcaagtcatcttatcatatatatttattctgtacgcgacgatgccttcagaccatcatttaagtgttgatctcaagtcatcttatcatatatatttattctgtacacgacgacgccttcagaccatcatttaagtgttgatctcaagtcatcttatcatatatatttattctgtacgcgacgatgccttcagaccatcatttaagtgttgatctcaagtcatcttatcatatatatttattctgtacacgacgacgccttcagaccatcatttaagtgttgatctcaagtcatcttatcatatatatttattctgtacacgacgacgccttcagaccatcatttaagtgttgatctcaagtcatcttatcatatatatttattctgtacacgacgacgccttcagaccatcatttaagtgttgatctcaagtcatcttatcatatatatttattctgtacgcgacgatgccttcagaccatcatttaagtgttgatctcaagtcatcttatcatatatatttattctgtacacgacgatgccttcagaccgtcatttaagtgttgatctcaagtcatcttatcatatatatttattctgtaacgcgacgatgccttcagaccatcatttaagtgttgatctcaagtcatcttatcatatatatttattctgtacacgacgatgccttcagaccatcatttaagtgttgatctcaagtcatcttatcatatatatttattctgtacgcgacgatgccttcagaccatcatttaagtgttgatctcaagtcatcttatcatatatatttattctgtacacgacgatgccttcagaccatcatttaagtgttgatctcaagtcatcttatcatatatatttattctgtacacgacgatgccttcagaccatcatttaagtgttgatctcaagtcatcttatcatatatatttattctgtacgcgacgatgccttcagaccgtcatttaagtgttgatctcaagtcatcatatcatatatatttattctgtaatgtGACAATGAATTCAGACTGACAGAAGGTTTTTAATGCCTCTTTATAAAGATCATTATCTTTCCAACTATTCAATACATGCAGAGCTCAGAATCTACATGgcattttattgttttgagattttagtttttttacattgttgGTGTTTGTAGACTAATTTTTCGTTTGTTTCCCTTTGCTTTTAGGTGTTATTCTGTACATCTATAATGGATGATTATATAAAGACAGCTGTGTTCAAAGAGGAGAGATGTAAAGGAAACAACAGAAATACTGATATTACAGTTCATGTTCTGAAAACGATTCTGAAGCTTCTAAGTTCATTCAAGATAGGCTAACCACCATAAACACCTCCAAAGATGCAAATTTTAGGATTGTGAATTCTGCAAGTCTGCAAAATCAGAGAGATGgatattttttgtttacatgcaaacgCTCTGGAGCATGCATGCCCCGAAGTTATCGAGCCAAAGGATGTAAGGCCTATGTTTCCTTTAAAAGGAGGACAGATTGGGTCAATAAACTGGATATAGTTGAAAGGATTTACAGTATTCATTCAGGACATGACCCAACAAGTTCTTCTGAGGTTCACTCAGAAAAAATTTGTGAAGAGCTAGTAAAGCATATTCAAGATCTTTTATCTCTTGGTGTTAAGCCAGATACAATTCTCCTAAAATCTCATGAATGGTCCAAGGAACAAGGGCATACTGATCTTAACAACCGAGCATATTTTGTTACTCCAAAAGATATAGACAATATTCGGACATGTATGATGCGAAAAAATCAGCAACACAAAGATGATGCCAATAGTACAACACAACTTCTTGAGGGCCCTTTTAGAGAGTGTGTTGTTTTTTATCAGCTTTACAGCCCCCAAACAGATCTTGTCATAGTTTTGCAAACACCATCGATGAGAGACAACCTTCGAGAATATGGAAAAGATATTGTCTTCATGGATGCAACACACTGTGTCAATCAGTATGGATTTCCTTTATTTACATTAATTGTTAGGGATAGCCATGGTCATGGCATACCTGTTGCCTATATGATCTTGGGAAATGAAAAGCAGGCTACAATTCAGCTGGCACTAGAAAAGCTGAAACCAACGTTTTACATAGCTCCAAGGTAATATAAAGTGATGTAAACTAATTAATTTCAAAGGATACAATAATGATGTGTTAagtgtttctttaatatttaacttttatgcatgtctttcattttaattgtctttatttttaagagaggtctgaaatagatttgaatGGTTTATATAGATTCTAGTTTCTCTGCCTTTAAGcctaaaatatttgtatttttaggtGCTTCATGGTCGATAAAGACCAGGGTGAAATCAATGCCATCCGCAAGGTATTCAAAGAGTCAGATGTCCTGCTTTGCTGGTACCATGTCACACAAGTAAGTACTAAGTTAAGTTGAAATGAAAACTGCTATGATTTTTGCTCCTTTTAATAGTAATGGAATAGAAGTGTATTTAATTGTAACAGTTACAATGATTACATAATGTCTGATGATTTAaaggtggtttcctggacatgGATTaggttaaaggtgctctaagcgaattcatgCATTTtagacaataaaacattttttgttacatacagcaaacatctcctcactatctgcttgccgCCTGTccactgatcaaactgtaaaaaccgcaatctctgtagacagcccaggctccacaaactgcaataaagacacagtggccaaacccatagatatgtataaaggctagatgtctcgcccgcgctgctggccaattgagtggaacgtccgcattttggcggccatcttaccacatgacgctcgctcactcgtacgattgagttttaatggtacaggtacttttaaatgaccataacttgcttaattttttacagattttcaaacggtttgtttttttataaacatcaaagatgtacctatgacactgcatgcttatactaaaaaaatagaaaaaattcatgaaaaatgttaaagcatccagaattatagccacgttaataacgtttgtaagaaaccaaaccgtttgaaaattggtagaaaattgagcaagttatggtcatttaaaagtacctgcaccattaaactcgATGCTTAGAGTGAGCGAACTgtctgtggtaagatggccgctaGGTGAGGACGTTACAGACTCCGCcgtaagacatctagcctttacaTATCTATGGccaaacctaccaccacgaaacataacaaagtgttccaaccaataaacgacaagaaggatttgggggtgggtgTTGgtcgcgttcatgaaagcacggaagggaggggatTCACAGATTCCCTTAGACCGCCTTTAAGACAGTTAATTAGGAAAAATAACttgtttaaacaaacatgccttacttaaaacataacttgtgtgcattttgaaacaaaacaaagggcactgatgtattttaagatgtgtCAGTGCAAATTGTTTTCAGTTCAGACATTATTCAGCTCTTACATTTAGACTATTATAGGACTAGTCTAGTCCCTGTCTGGGATAAACCAACAAGTTTAAATGAGAATGGTCTACTCTTAAATGTCCCAGATGGTCACTTAGTTTTAGACATGGTGTTTGCAAAGTAGCAGGACATTTCAAATATAAGTTTTGTCATAGTTTAATCTAGAGGACTATCTACAGGTGCAAGCAACTACAAATAATTGAGAACAAGTTTTCATTGTAGCCTAGTGGACTATTTTATTAATTCTTTGATTGCTGTGTTGATTTTTTCCGTTAACACAGCATTACTCTCATTTTAGTGCTCAGACTAGTTTAGCCAAATGCATTGGATCAATGGAAGGTTACAGCataaatattttctttacattttcccATCATGATTATACACAGGCAGTTATCCGTTGGCTGTCAAGGTCAGAGTCTGGAGTGAGTGGACCTGAGAAGGCAGATACAAGAGGACAAATCATGCAATTGATGGCAGAGCTGAAATCCTGTTCCACGGTGTGTTACTTTTTCATTtacatattttcaaataattcaattacAACATTGATAACGTGCTGTAATGCAATATGAACATGCAGTGCCTGGCTTAAGAAAACCTTTTAGatattgtataattttttttacatagatTATCATGAAAAACAGCTATCATAATTCAGTTTTTAAAATTCTTTCACATAAGAAATTGTACACCTGAAAGGGTAGATGAGTTGAGTAACacaaacatataaaaaatatttcagtctGTCCTTGATAAGGTGTGTCAATGTGttactgtaaatacaataaGCATATGGTTATTAAATGTCTTCAGTTTCATATTGGCCTAAATTGTTATAAAACCATCAATCATGAACATGACAGAATCTCAGAATACACAAACTGGGGTCAAGGATTACATAAATGCCCTGGGGTCCGTTTCAGTAAGGAGGTTCAACCAAATCAGAGTTAAAACTTGAACTCTGAGTTGACTTTCTCTGAGATAGAAAAAAACGAGTTTTCAGTTACAAAACAGCTGAACTGAGTAAGTTCAATTGACTCAGAGGTAGGTTGACTCAGAATTAAGCGTGTGCACAACCACTATGTAAAAATGAACACTCAAAATCACGTGATCAcgcgctgtcaagagcatgccacaccagcaggtgTTGATACAACTCAAATCGTAAAGCCaccttggccaatcagaagcctaaCAAAAGTGACGTTGCAAGGCAAAAACCCTGGTTTTACTGTCAACACGACAACACCGCAACCTGCGTTTCTTAAAATACTCACCCTGGTAGGGGTTTTCCAAAATGTTCTGTTTCAGTGACGTCATATTGCGTTTCTGTGTGGACGGCCGGCCGAACCGCGTAAAAAGTCACGGTGACAAGGCCTTAACCTACTTTCTGGAATGGCCCCTGTAAATCATTTGCAGTTCAAACTAATaatattgtattttttgtccattttcaCAGGAACATGAATTCAAAGAAAAGGCTGGGATATTCCATTGCAGGTTTAAGAACTTAAAAAATGTGTGCATGTATTTCCAGAACCACTGGGAGCCAATTGGTCATCTGTGGTCAGACTTTGGAAGATGCTATAAGCATGGAAACTCTGACACAAACAATCTAATAGAACGGTATATATTTTATGCATGTTCTCTTCATTGCTGATTAATGCCAAATTTTCCAAGATTTTTATAACTTATATTTActtgtcatttttattattcaaattgTTTAATAACATTTTCCGTTGTGTGACAAACTcgaaacacacatttaaaataGCTTTACGCAACATTTAAATTTTGGTTTTAAAATTCACAATGTGAAAAATTGTGTGTTGTTTGTAGTACTGCTCAACATGTGTATTATGCAATGACTTTAATTGGCTTATTTATTTAGTCCTTCTACTCTTCTGATTTGCCTATTTCTCCCAatcatcagctgctttcagctTGACTACAATTTTTCAAAGAAAACATACTTATGTAAATATGTTTGACTTTTATAACTTGTTAAAGCCTGACTAAACCAATAGTACATTCAAATTTGATCAAGTCTATTACCACTTAACTAATCAAGCGGTCTCTTTGTTTTTTCCCCTAGTTTCTTCCACCGTTTAAAATACCAGTTCCTCTGTGGTATCCGGAATCGCAGATTGGATCACCTGATTGATGTGCTACTGAACAAGACAGAGAAGTACTTCAATATAATACAGGATCTACAGTCTGTTGGGAGAGTCTATAATCCTCTGCAATGTAAAATAGAAGAAATGAAAAATTCTGCTCAAAGGATGCTAGACAATGGTTGGGCCAGAAAAGTTAGTGTAGCTTCAAGAGAAACGTACATCTACAATGTTCCATCTGAGAACAATCCACATTTAGTTTACTGTGTATGCCCTGCAGAACAGTTCTGCAGTTGTATAGCTGGTACAAGAGGATGTACATGTAAGCATCTAATTTTATTAAGTCTTCTCACTTGTGGTGATAGTGAGACTTTTCCAGACATAAACACACAATTGCAAGCCCATGCCAACAACCTAATTCAAAGGAACAAGTATCGCATTTTATGCAAAGCCTCAAAAGAATTTGAGGTTGAAAGTTTGTTTGGCAGAGCAGCATCAAAACCTTGTGTTGGGACAAATGTATGTGAATGCTGTACTTTCTcatatcataaaaaatgtgcatgTCTGCTACTTGCAAAGGGACTTTTAAATGAGGTATGTGAGACAAAGTCAGAAAACATTGAAAACATTCCAGTGGAGCCTATTCAACATGAAACTGAAGATAAAGATAGGCACAGTTCGACTATTTGGAAACTGGAAAACATACTGAACACTCTACAGACATGGAAGAAAATACCTGAGGATATTGCCCATAAAGTCAATGAACTGGATGTGCAAATACAGAAAGAAAATGTGAACACTCAAAGATTTGAAAAACTTTGTGATGACAACTCGCGTAAAATACGTCCACTATTTACCAATAGAAAAAGAAAGACCAACAGAGACATTGCCACAGAGACAATGAACAATATCACCAGTTTCCCTGTCCAGCCAAGAAGAAAACAAAGAGCAGTCATTGGTCCAAAAAAGAATACCAAAATCAAGGTTTGAACAAAGTCGCATTTATTAAAGACTATTatttttgtatgtatgtatttgtCTCCAAtgctaaataaaatacaaaacaaaaagtgtcacgtggattttgatttaaaaaaaattcttaattaCATTTCTGGGATGGTAGTGTTGTATGTGTGCATGTTAGTCCCTTCTGGGTCCTGGGTTTTTAAAGAGTCctctaaaaaagaaaagaaaacatcaGCTGCTGTGGGCCCAAAGCGGTGAGTGGCCAAATCCAACTCAGATTCAGGTCCTAGGTTTTGCATGTTAATCTTCATTCTTTCAATGCTTCGCCTGCAAATAAAGATGCTCATGTTACTCAAGTAATCATTCAATCACCGTAATGGCAAAATAAggcatttttgtttacatatatattatttacACAAACAACAACCATGTATGGTGGTAACATTTATAAACCGTGAATAAAGTGTTAAACTGTGCACTGTTACTGTTATTATTGACAGTTACCATCAATAGACACATGCtatcaaattattttaaataaaacctgaACAAGAGAAAGGTGAATCCATCAAAACCCTTTGACCCAAGTTTAAAGGTATAGTTTTTCCAAAAACACTTAATCATTTACCATCATGTTGCTCTATATGAGTTTATTCTGTTTACTCAAAAAAGATATGGATAAATGATggcaagcacacagttgacaataccaattgatttccatagtattgttgttgttgttaaagtcgcaatgaaagtgtgaaatttgttttgaaattttgtgggttttttttacaaaacacttatctgtgagcttcataattttaaattcatgtgccctcataatctttaaatcaaaaacacaaatctcCTCTCCTCAAACTGagctctctttacttccggtcatacgGTAtgacaggtgggcggggtccagAAAAAGATaacagtgattagcaattaggaACATGACCAAACTTAAAACAATTCAATAAATTCTCAATGGAAGAATTTAAGTCCCAGATAACCTTTTTTTATAGAAGctgtttcactcggatataaaTCACCACAGGGAAAATAAGAATCACTACTTCTGTTTCATGTCGACTTTAATgtgtaccgtcaactgtgtgcttacaatcctttatcaaaatatcttctgtgttcatctgaaaaaaaatatactcATACAAGtgtagaacaacataagggtgagtaaaagATGACAAgagtttttgggtgaactatccctttaatgcagtgtttcccaatcgtGGTTCTCAAGTACCCCCTCCcggaatgttttagatgtctcattatttaacacacctgattcaactcatcagcttgttagggagacatgttaaccagtctggaaggaggctgaagagttgaatcaggtgtgttaaataagaagacatctaaaactttctgtgAGGGGGTACTCAAGGagcaggattgggaagcactgcatTAATGCACCTGTGTGAGAAAGTAAGAGATAAGACACTCACAGCGTTGCTGGAATGTCGTCTTCAGGTATCCCAGTAAGTAGCTTCTCTTTGGGCACATGTTTAGCCAATGCCATGCCAAAGCCTTTGGCAAGGTCTTCTGCCTCTCCCTCTGTTAAGGTGCTGAATATTGTCACCTTTGTCTTTGCCTTTCTAGGCTGCTGCAATACATTGGGTGGAACATCCTTTTTGTTGACCTATGTTTGAAGAAGAAGTGTCCCAGATTTAAAGAATGAAAGCAGGCTGTCGAAATACAATGTGCCATATTGCGTATGACCAAACTATTAAGGGGAGAGTAGCTAAGAGTTTTGATTTAAGA of Paramisgurnus dabryanus chromosome 22, PD_genome_1.1, whole genome shotgun sequence contains these proteins:
- the LOC141281439 gene encoding uncharacterized protein isoform X4 produces the protein MRDNLREYGKDIVFMDATHCVNQYGFPLFTLIVRDSHGHGIPVAYMILGNEKQATIQLALEKLKPTFYIAPRCFMVDKDQGEINAIRKVFKESDVLLCWYHVTQAVIRWLSRSESGVSGPEKADTRGQIMQLMAELKSCSTNHWEPIGHLWSDFGRCYKHGNSDTNNLIERCFQLDYNFSKKTYLFSSTV
- the LOC141281439 gene encoding uncharacterized protein isoform X2; this translates as MRDNLREYGKDIVFMDATHCVNQYGFPLFTLIVRDSHGHGIPVAYMILGNEKQATIQLALEKLKPTFYIAPRCFMVDKDQGEINAIRKVFKESDVLLCWYHVTQAVIRWLSRSESGVSGPEKADTRGQIMQLMAELKSCSTNHWEPIGHLWSDFGRCYKHGNSDTNNLIERFFHRLKYQFLCGIRNRRLDHLIDVLLNKTEKYFNIIQDLQSVGRVYNPLQCKIEEMKNSAQRMLDNGWARKVSVASRETYIYNVPSENNPHLVYCVCPAEQFCSCIAGTRGCTCKHLILLSLLTCGDSETFPDINTQLQAHANNLIQRNKYRILCKASKEFEVESLFGRAASKPCVGTNVCECCTFSYHKKCACLLLAKGLLNEVCETKSENIENIPVEPIQHETEDKDRHSSTIWKLENILNTLQTWKKIPEDIAHKVNELDVQIQKENVNTQRFEKLCDDNSRKIRPLFTNRKRKTNRDIATETMNNITSFPVQPRRKQRAVIGPKKNTKIKV
- the LOC141281439 gene encoding uncharacterized protein isoform X3, producing MRDNLREYGKDIVFMDATHCVNQYGFPLFTLIVRDSHGHGIPVAYMILGNEKQATIQLALEKLKPTFYIAPRCFMVDKDQGEINAIRKVFKESDVLLCWYHVTQAVIRWLSRSESGVSGPEKADTRGQIMQLMAELKSCSTEHEFKEKAGIFHCRFKNLKNVCMYFQNHWEPIGHLWSDFGRCYKHGNSDTNNLIERCFQLDYNFSKKTYLFSSTV
- the LOC141281439 gene encoding uncharacterized protein isoform X1 gives rise to the protein MRDNLREYGKDIVFMDATHCVNQYGFPLFTLIVRDSHGHGIPVAYMILGNEKQATIQLALEKLKPTFYIAPRCFMVDKDQGEINAIRKVFKESDVLLCWYHVTQAVIRWLSRSESGVSGPEKADTRGQIMQLMAELKSCSTEHEFKEKAGIFHCRFKNLKNVCMYFQNHWEPIGHLWSDFGRCYKHGNSDTNNLIERFFHRLKYQFLCGIRNRRLDHLIDVLLNKTEKYFNIIQDLQSVGRVYNPLQCKIEEMKNSAQRMLDNGWARKVSVASRETYIYNVPSENNPHLVYCVCPAEQFCSCIAGTRGCTCKHLILLSLLTCGDSETFPDINTQLQAHANNLIQRNKYRILCKASKEFEVESLFGRAASKPCVGTNVCECCTFSYHKKCACLLLAKGLLNEVCETKSENIENIPVEPIQHETEDKDRHSSTIWKLENILNTLQTWKKIPEDIAHKVNELDVQIQKENVNTQRFEKLCDDNSRKIRPLFTNRKRKTNRDIATETMNNITSFPVQPRRKQRAVIGPKKNTKIKV